In the genome of Leucobacter luti, one region contains:
- a CDS encoding PLP-dependent aminotransferase family protein, which produces MNESSTDRIVAGLRAWIAQSAPGTRLPSSRALAAEYGASPVTVQRAMHTLTGLGLIDTKPGVGTFVRRPPVTHPADYSWQTGALGPAIPAPQALPESQRDVVPGSIELHSGYPCPALLPGPIVQAASVRAARTHHALTRAPAAGVPELQAWFAAEVSAGSAAPHAARDAIIVPGTQNALGSVFRALVGQGGALVIESPSYWGALLAAAQLGITLVPIATTPAGPDPAELDRALRDSGARAFYAQPTFANPLGGSWSPERGRAILATLREHGAFLIEDDWARDFAIDHAPAPLARDDAEGRVVYVRSLTKSLSPAIRIGAVVARGPARDRILADRAADSMYVSPLLQATALDVVTSSGWRSHLRSLPEQLRGRRDLLLASLAKHTPSAHVAALPQGGLNVWLRLPDGVDARATARACASSGVALAAGDAWFPTEPSGPYLRLNFAGPEPERFPEAAAILEGVLQDQLRG; this is translated from the coding sequence ATGAACGAGAGTAGCACTGATCGGATTGTCGCGGGACTCCGCGCGTGGATTGCGCAGTCGGCCCCCGGAACGCGGCTTCCATCGAGCCGCGCACTCGCCGCCGAGTACGGTGCCAGCCCCGTCACCGTGCAGCGCGCGATGCACACACTCACCGGGCTCGGACTCATCGATACCAAGCCTGGCGTTGGCACGTTCGTGCGGCGGCCACCTGTCACGCACCCCGCCGACTACAGCTGGCAGACCGGCGCACTCGGACCCGCGATTCCCGCACCACAGGCACTTCCAGAAAGCCAGCGTGACGTCGTGCCAGGAAGTATCGAGCTCCACTCCGGGTATCCGTGCCCAGCATTGCTTCCCGGACCGATCGTGCAGGCTGCCTCCGTGCGCGCCGCCCGCACCCACCACGCACTCACGCGAGCGCCGGCCGCAGGGGTCCCGGAGCTCCAGGCCTGGTTTGCAGCTGAGGTCAGTGCGGGATCGGCTGCGCCACACGCAGCGCGCGACGCGATTATTGTGCCGGGCACCCAGAACGCGCTCGGATCAGTATTCCGCGCACTGGTGGGCCAGGGTGGCGCGCTGGTGATCGAGTCACCGAGCTACTGGGGCGCTCTGCTGGCGGCAGCACAGCTCGGAATCACGCTCGTGCCAATCGCGACGACACCGGCCGGCCCGGATCCCGCCGAGCTCGACCGCGCACTGCGCGACTCAGGAGCCCGGGCGTTCTATGCGCAACCCACGTTCGCAAACCCGCTCGGTGGCAGCTGGAGCCCCGAGCGCGGGCGGGCGATCCTCGCGACACTGCGGGAACACGGAGCGTTCCTGATTGAGGATGACTGGGCGCGCGATTTCGCAATCGATCACGCTCCCGCACCGCTGGCCCGAGACGATGCCGAGGGGCGAGTGGTCTACGTGCGGTCGCTCACGAAGAGCCTGTCCCCCGCAATTCGCATTGGTGCGGTGGTTGCGAGAGGGCCAGCGCGTGATCGAATCCTCGCAGACCGCGCCGCCGACTCCATGTATGTGAGCCCCCTGCTGCAGGCCACAGCGCTCGACGTCGTAACGAGTTCGGGCTGGCGATCCCACCTCCGCTCCTTGCCTGAGCAACTCCGCGGGCGCCGCGATCTGTTGCTTGCGAGCCTGGCCAAGCACACTCCGTCTGCGCACGTCGCCGCGCTCCCGCAAGGCGGCCTCAATGTGTGGCTTCGACTCCCCGATGGCGTCGACGCCCGAGCAACCGCCCGCGCGTGTGCATCGAGCGGCGTGGCCCTTGCCGCTGGCGATGCCTGGTTCCCCACCGAACCCTCCGGCCCGTACCTGCGCCTGAATTTCGCAGGACCAGAGCCCGAGCGCTTTCCAGAGGCTGCCGCGATTCTTGAGGGCGTGCTGCAAGACCAGCTCCGCGGCTAG
- a CDS encoding metal ABC transporter substrate-binding protein, whose translation MFSHPRIRTAALVLSAGLALSGCAAAAETSHSAQGPTHGQSQAKPDPRPVALTTFTVLADIAQNVAGEHIRVESITKVGAEIHGYEPTPGDIVRASEADLILDNGLGLEAWFAKFVAELDVPHVVVTAGVEPLPITGDAYDGKPNPHAWMSPRVVQQYAATIAEAFAELDPEHADDFADNAAHYSSELQAVQDELVAELAELPKSQRALVTCEGAFSYLARDAGLTEQYIWPVNAEQQATPQQIARTIEFVREHDVPAVFCESTISDAPMQRVVEATDARFGGTLYVDSLSEPDGPVPTYLELIRYDAETIATALTKAAQ comes from the coding sequence ATGTTCTCGCACCCCCGGATCCGCACGGCGGCGCTGGTACTGAGCGCGGGCCTCGCCCTGAGTGGCTGCGCAGCCGCCGCTGAGACATCGCACTCAGCACAGGGGCCGACGCACGGGCAGTCTCAGGCTAAGCCCGATCCCCGCCCCGTCGCCCTCACCACATTCACCGTGCTCGCGGACATCGCGCAGAATGTCGCGGGCGAGCACATTCGTGTGGAGTCGATCACGAAAGTCGGTGCCGAGATCCACGGCTACGAGCCAACGCCGGGCGATATCGTGCGGGCCTCGGAAGCCGATCTCATCCTCGACAATGGGCTTGGCCTCGAGGCCTGGTTTGCGAAGTTCGTGGCGGAGCTCGACGTGCCGCACGTCGTTGTCACCGCCGGGGTCGAGCCCCTCCCCATCACCGGCGATGCGTACGACGGCAAGCCGAATCCGCACGCGTGGATGAGCCCCCGTGTGGTGCAGCAGTACGCCGCTACAATCGCTGAAGCGTTCGCGGAACTTGACCCCGAGCACGCGGACGACTTCGCGGACAACGCCGCGCACTACAGCTCTGAGCTGCAAGCAGTGCAGGACGAACTGGTCGCCGAGCTCGCCGAGCTCCCGAAATCACAGCGCGCACTGGTGACCTGCGAGGGGGCGTTCAGCTATCTCGCGCGCGACGCTGGGCTGACTGAACAGTACATCTGGCCCGTCAACGCCGAGCAACAGGCCACTCCACAGCAGATCGCCAGGACGATCGAGTTCGTGCGTGAGCACGACGTGCCAGCAGTGTTCTGCGAGTCGACAATTTCGGACGCTCCCATGCAGCGAGTCGTCGAGGCGACGGACGCCCGCTTCGGCGGGACACTGTATGTGGATTCCCTGTCGGAACCCGACGGGCCAGTGCCCACGTATCTCGAGCTCATTCGCTACGACGCCGAGACCATTGCCACTGCGCTGACGAAGGCAGCGCAGTGA
- a CDS encoding DMT family transporter yields the protein MKSNSSAIVDSPQVLSQRAPRRAGLWWGLLGVVAFSFTLPFTRIAVEGLPPLFVGAGRAVVAAMLAATALAFTRQTLPRGRQWWRLAVVGLGVVAGFPLLTSVALAAVPASHGAVVIGVLPAATAVVTVLRTGERPSRGFWICSGLGALAAIGFAGVQGGVGVLGGAAFVFAAPSWADLLLFGAVLLAAIGYAEGGLLARELGAWQTVSWALVVSFPVMLAVTLAAIPDGFPSATPAQWLAFAYLAAVSMFLGFFAWYRGLAIGPMARVSQVQLVQPVLTLIWAAALLGEEISVPTVLGGTAVILCAGLAVRARITR from the coding sequence ATGAAAAGCAATAGTAGCGCTATCGTAGATTCGCCCCAAGTGCTATCTCAGAGGGCGCCGCGCCGCGCCGGTCTCTGGTGGGGTCTGCTCGGCGTGGTGGCGTTCTCGTTCACGCTTCCGTTCACGCGGATCGCGGTCGAGGGACTGCCGCCCCTGTTCGTCGGCGCAGGTCGCGCGGTCGTTGCAGCGATGCTCGCGGCGACGGCTCTCGCGTTCACGCGCCAGACGTTGCCGCGCGGTCGCCAGTGGTGGAGGCTCGCGGTGGTCGGCCTGGGAGTTGTTGCGGGGTTCCCGCTCCTCACATCCGTGGCACTTGCCGCGGTGCCAGCGAGTCACGGTGCGGTTGTCATTGGGGTGCTGCCCGCGGCCACCGCTGTGGTGACGGTGCTCCGAACCGGAGAGCGTCCGAGCCGCGGATTCTGGATCTGCTCCGGGCTCGGCGCGCTCGCGGCGATCGGCTTCGCAGGGGTGCAGGGCGGTGTGGGCGTGCTCGGCGGTGCGGCTTTCGTGTTCGCAGCTCCCAGCTGGGCCGATCTCCTGCTCTTCGGTGCCGTGCTGCTCGCCGCGATCGGTTACGCGGAGGGCGGGCTGCTGGCGCGTGAGCTCGGCGCGTGGCAGACCGTATCCTGGGCGCTGGTGGTGTCGTTCCCCGTCATGCTCGCGGTGACACTTGCAGCGATCCCCGACGGATTTCCCAGCGCGACACCCGCGCAATGGCTCGCCTTCGCGTATCTTGCAGCGGTCAGCATGTTCCTCGGGTTTTTCGCCTGGTACCGTGGGCTCGCAATCGGCCCCATGGCGCGCGTCAGTCAGGTGCAGCTGGTGCAACCGGTGCTCACATTGATCTGGGCGGCTGCTCTCCTGGGTGAAGAGATCAGTGTGCCCACTGTGCTTGGCGGCACCGCGGTGATCCTGTGCGCCGGGCTCGCCGTGCGCGCCCGGATTACGCGCTGA
- a CDS encoding GntR family transcriptional regulator codes for MTDDAQPAADLLSFRADARSAEPPFQQLRAFVLAGIRSGALVPGERLPTVRALATASGLAANTIASAYRALDADGIIEGRGRAGTFITLGAQGDEVARAAAQEYVARIAGLGLDVTRAEELVREAFRARHEG; via the coding sequence GTGACCGACGACGCCCAGCCCGCTGCAGATCTCCTGAGCTTCCGCGCAGACGCGCGGAGCGCCGAGCCGCCCTTCCAACAATTGCGAGCCTTCGTGCTCGCAGGAATCCGATCCGGTGCACTCGTGCCGGGTGAGCGACTTCCGACGGTGCGCGCACTCGCAACCGCGAGCGGGCTCGCCGCAAACACCATCGCGAGTGCGTACCGCGCACTCGACGCCGACGGCATCATTGAGGGCCGCGGCCGAGCTGGCACGTTCATCACGCTCGGAGCACAAGGCGACGAAGTCGCTCGTGCGGCGGCACAAGAGTATGTCGCGCGGATCGCGGGACTCGGGCTCGATGTCACTCGCGCCGAAGAGCTCGTGCGCGAGGCGTTTCGGGCGAGGCATGAGGGGTAG
- a CDS encoding metal ABC transporter permease, whose protein sequence is MNPLDFILEPLQYEFMIRALLTTAIAAIVCALLSCWLVLIGWSLMGDAVSHAVLPGVVIAYVLGAPFALGALVFGFLAVALIGAIRNTSRVKEDAAIGIVFTTLFALGLVLISVTPSDTDLNHIVFGNILGVSPADLTQIAVLAGIAFVVLIAKRRDLTLFAFDPTHAHAIGLNPRLLGALLLGLLALTAVVALQVVGVILVVAMLIIPGATAYLLTDRFGRMLIIAPTLSVGCASLGILLSYWLDAASGGLVVLVQGAVFGLVYVCSPRHGLVGKLRDRARGRAARTQLSA, encoded by the coding sequence ATGAACCCGCTCGACTTCATTCTCGAACCGTTACAGTACGAGTTCATGATCCGGGCTCTGCTGACCACCGCGATCGCTGCGATAGTCTGCGCACTCCTGTCCTGCTGGCTCGTACTGATCGGGTGGTCGCTGATGGGCGATGCAGTGTCACACGCGGTGCTGCCCGGTGTCGTGATCGCATATGTGCTCGGCGCCCCGTTTGCGCTGGGAGCGCTCGTGTTCGGGTTTCTCGCCGTTGCGCTGATCGGAGCGATCCGGAACACCAGCAGAGTGAAAGAGGACGCGGCGATCGGGATCGTGTTCACCACACTGTTCGCGCTGGGGCTCGTGCTGATCTCTGTGACGCCGAGCGACACCGACCTCAACCACATCGTGTTCGGCAATATTCTGGGGGTGTCCCCCGCAGATCTCACACAAATTGCGGTCTTGGCCGGCATTGCGTTCGTCGTGCTGATTGCAAAGCGGCGCGATCTCACCCTGTTCGCATTCGATCCAACACATGCCCACGCGATCGGATTGAACCCTCGCCTCCTCGGCGCACTCCTGCTCGGCCTACTCGCGCTCACCGCCGTGGTTGCGCTGCAGGTCGTCGGAGTGATCCTTGTGGTGGCAATGCTCATCATCCCCGGTGCAACCGCCTACCTCCTCACCGATCGCTTCGGACGGATGTTGATCATTGCGCCGACACTCTCCGTGGGGTGTGCCTCACTCGGGATTCTGTTGAGCTACTGGCTCGACGCCGCATCTGGAGGCCTCGTGGTACTGGTACAGGGTGCAGTGTTCGGTCTCGTGTATGTGTGCAGCCCCCGGCATGGACTCGTGGGCAAGCTGCGAGATCGCGCGCGCGGTCGGGCTGCACGAACTCAGCTCAGCGCGTAA
- the crcB gene encoding fluoride efflux transporter CrcB, which translates to MSGVLVALGIGAAGGLGAAARYLLDQGVPERWRKRFPWGILVVNLSGSFALGVVTGAALAEPLTAILATGFLGGYTTFSTASLDTVRLFRERRFGAALLNGLGMLCATIGLAVLGIMLGQS; encoded by the coding sequence GTGAGCGGGGTCCTCGTCGCGCTCGGTATCGGCGCCGCTGGCGGCCTTGGTGCCGCGGCCAGGTATCTCCTCGATCAGGGGGTTCCCGAGCGATGGCGAAAGCGGTTCCCGTGGGGGATTCTCGTGGTCAATCTCAGTGGATCGTTCGCCCTCGGAGTCGTCACGGGTGCTGCGCTCGCAGAGCCGCTCACCGCGATCCTCGCGACCGGTTTCCTGGGTGGCTACACGACGTTTAGCACCGCGAGCCTCGATACGGTGCGACTATTCCGTGAGCGCCGCTTCGGCGCGGCCCTGCTGAATGGGCTCGGCATGCTCTGTGCCACGATTGGGCTTGCCGTGCTCGGGATTATGCTCGGGCAAAGCTAG
- a CDS encoding metalloregulator ArsR/SmtB family transcription factor, whose amino-acid sequence MDDHPAPTITDAQLEAAAGTFDMLSTPNRLHIVWLLAEQECDVTTLAERSGASVPATSQHLAKLRAAGMVASRRDGRRQLYRIEDPHILAVVEQMFSHIAPDGTLAGELDPRRPPRAPRFAAAIRQ is encoded by the coding sequence ATGGACGATCACCCAGCCCCGACGATTACTGACGCCCAGCTCGAAGCGGCGGCTGGCACCTTCGACATGCTTTCCACGCCGAACCGGCTGCACATTGTCTGGCTGCTCGCTGAGCAGGAGTGTGACGTCACGACGCTCGCCGAGCGCTCGGGTGCGAGTGTGCCGGCCACCAGCCAGCATCTCGCGAAGCTCCGGGCCGCCGGTATGGTCGCCTCGCGCCGCGATGGCAGGCGGCAGCTGTACCGGATCGAAGATCCCCATATCCTCGCCGTGGTCGAGCAAATGTTCAGTCACATCGCGCCGGACGGCACACTCGCCGGTGAACTCGATCCGCGCCGTCCGCCCCGCGCGCCGCGGTTTGCGGCCGCCATTCGCCAGTAG
- a CDS encoding TetR/AcrR family transcriptional regulator, whose translation MAAPLDRDARKAHLAEAVWRVVLTRGISAVSVRTVAEEAGVAVGSLRHLFPTRSELVQFSAELMLRRATERIQATPLRDDLDEYVLDVIAQLLPLSPDSRAELEINLALMAEAVAVPELVAIRNETQAQLAGLALRMVELVSGRSRETADLMLAGRRLHALIDGLAIQLLHQPEGADSQWALEILRAEVAGVHNSGRSVSSE comes from the coding sequence ATGGCTGCACCCCTTGATCGCGATGCTCGCAAGGCTCACCTTGCCGAGGCGGTGTGGCGCGTGGTCCTCACCCGCGGGATCTCCGCAGTATCCGTGCGCACTGTGGCCGAGGAGGCCGGAGTGGCGGTTGGCTCGCTCAGGCACCTTTTCCCCACGCGGTCAGAGCTCGTGCAGTTTTCGGCTGAGCTGATGCTGCGGCGCGCGACCGAGCGGATCCAGGCCACGCCCTTGCGCGATGACCTCGACGAGTATGTGCTCGACGTGATCGCCCAGCTGCTGCCGCTCTCACCCGATTCACGGGCTGAGCTGGAGATCAACCTCGCGCTGATGGCCGAGGCTGTCGCGGTGCCCGAGCTGGTCGCGATCCGGAACGAAACGCAGGCGCAGCTTGCCGGGCTCGCCCTCCGCATGGTTGAACTCGTCTCTGGGCGGAGCCGCGAGACCGCTGACCTGATGTTGGCCGGGCGCCGACTGCACGCGCTGATCGATGGACTCGCGATCCAGCTGCTCCATCAGCCCGAGGGCGCCGACTCGCAGTGGGCGCTCGAAATCCTGCGCGCGGAAGTCGCTGGGGTGCACAACAGTGGGCGCTCGGTCTCGTCAGAGTGA